In Papaver somniferum cultivar HN1 chromosome 9, ASM357369v1, whole genome shotgun sequence, the genomic stretch CATGCATGATTATTGGGATCATTTGAGAATCCTGAGTTACTTTGGAGTTGAGTATAAAATAGTGAAGACAGTGAGTCCAGTATTATGTTTTTGAGATTCTTCTGATGCAGATGAAGTTTTCTCTGCTACAATGGAGCATCTGTTGTGATAGCTTTCGTGCAGTGAATATTGGCTTGGGGAAAAACACTAATTACATTGTTGTACATTGTAGGCTTATTCTAGCAATAATATGTCGTGGTTCATACGTCACAGAAGGATTGCAGCTTGTTCAAACTATGATGTTGTCAGGTTCGAGCACGCTTACAACAAAATCAGTTTCATGGCTGATACATTAGCAAAGAGAGGTTACTTTTTGAATAAAATAGCTGTAAATATACATACAAACATGTCTATTTTCAGTACCAACTTGAAAATATATGTAATTTCATATTTTAGACTCAAATATAGTACCAGTTATGGGGCCTCAGTAGCCTCTTTTCTTGATATTTTATTGCTTGTAAATTGTATCTTTTTGGTAacttcagtgttcttttaataaaaTCTTTGGACCAcccaaaaaatatcaaattagAATAGGATTTTATCTGACCAAAGTTTCCAACTAGATTTTCTTTTAATCTAATTTGGTTATTCACTTAGTAATTTATGTTTCGTCcaacaaaaactaaaataagTGGATAACTTTTGCTTAGGGTGTTCATGTATATACCCCCAGAAACACTATTGATACCCCTTTGTCAACCTAACCCCAACAATCATCTACTTACCCCATCAGATGTTCTCAATTCTCGTACCCCCTTAGATGAACAGAAATAATTACTGTTACAGTTAGAATTGCAACAATGGTGAAAGGAGTGATCATTGGTTTGCTTATCTTCTTTCATTCTCTTTTACTCAGGCTCTAAACGAGTCATTCAAAATTGCTCTAGAAAAATTCAGCTCATTGATTCAGGTAAGTTCTGCTAATTATTTTTTCTGATCTATTTTACATTAAAGAAAGCCGTAGTTTATTAACAATTTGATTCTATCGAATGATATAGCGAAGTGGAAAATGTAATTTGATTTCACCAACCAGAAAAACTCCATCTCCGATAGCGAGTACTACTTTGGATTCGGGTAGGCGGTTATGGAGCTGTTTTTTTCACATGGTAGGGAAATTCTCAGTCATTGTTTCTTTGGGGATATTTTTGCTGTAAGGGATGGGATTGTTAAACCTATAGGCTATACTTAAGGTAATTAAATGAAAAAATGTGTTTGGCAAGTAATGTTATTTGAACTTACCACTCCACTGTAGAGATGTTAGGAATGTACTTAATCCttaatttttttgtatttctAGGCTACGGATCCTCATGTTTTGTATCTCAGAACAAATTTCTCAATCACTATCTCCTAAGTGTTCGTATACTTTTTCTTTCGTTGTTTTGGATTTACTGGGAATAATTGAGACTAATAGTTAAGTTTTGATCTTATCTTCTAAAAAGAACAATGTGTAAAACCTTTCCACTGGTTGACGTAAAGATGATTTACATTTACACTTGTATTAGTTATGCTTTCAatgctttctttttttttactaatGATGTTAGCTTCTGAAATTCTTTCACTTCCTATATACAATAGTTACATTTCTAAAGTTAATGTTTGCTCGTGGATTATGTTATAGTTCAAATCTCAAGGTAATGCATGTCTTTTTCTACCCTGTAATGTCATCATATTCAGTCAATTCCATTATagttcaattttttcttttctatgaAGATTTATATGTTTAGATATGTACGAATGCGACTCATATAATGTATATCAGACTTTATTTGTGCTTCTTGTGATGACAATGGTTAATGTTGGAACTTCTTAAATTGTTTAAGACGCAACATGAGGGTACATTGAGATGGCATGAGTAAATAAAGACGCCAATACGTTTTTAGCAGATTGAGCCGCGTTTCCCGAGTCATCCAACAATGGTCTTTGGGTGAAGGATGTTTTAACTAGATGGTGGCAACCATTACCGAttttttgtctttcttttttgttattaTATTCATGTTCAGAACTATTCTTCAAGTTAATTGTAACAGTATATTGAAAGGGCAATCTGCTCGCAATAAAGGCAGACACTTTTTCTTTATGGAGCTTTCTGGGGCATTTTTGGGATATGCTTATCGACCTTTTTTGTTCTATGGTTACGTAGACggtttatatcaaattttaaaaTGGGGGTATCGGTATAAAAGAATTCTAATAATTCAACAATCTTCATGTTAACCACACTATAACTAATATAACTAACTGTTGGGGGTATCGTTAGTGTTTTTAGGGGGTATATATAGGAACGCCCTTTGCTTATTAGGTGAACCTGTGGCGATTTcgattttttttattgaaattaATAACTCATTTATTAATATTCTCAATCAATATTGAAAACACATGTTTTAATTTTATATTCTTTTTAAATAGCTAAAATACATTctgaagagttgttatgaccgTTAGGTTATTACATAAGCTTTTAAAATGCATTCTCAGGAGATATTATGAGGCTACCAGATCGTTACAGTCGTTCTTAATGAAAGCTGACgtcatttataaaaaaaaaaacgaaaaaagttGACATAATTGATAGGATTTATGTAAATCTATTTCTGTACTCACGAACTTATAGGATATTCATTTAAGTGcacaaaataatttcaaaacatGAACCTCGCGTTGTTGTTGGCGTATTGAAGTAGATACTTCAATAATGACCTAAAACAGTTATATACCGATGCCACAATGCTTTATTTTTTGCTTATTGATAATTGACGAGGAAACAAGGAAACTAACAAAAGCGTATTCCACTGAAGTCCTGCACGACTACAACAAACATGgtaattttttttggtttctcGTATGATGAATATCAACTGACAAAACAAATATCAATTGACGGAATAATTTATAAATTTTAGAAAATATGCGTAattattacaaattctaaaaaacatGTTCAAAATATCAACTTGAGTATTATAGTTGGAAAAATAATAAAAGGTAAACATGGTTATTCATTTTTCATATAGGAAAAACAAAAGACGCAAATTTAAGCTTGTTCATAAAAAATAAGGCAACAAATTTAAGACGCGAATTATGGAGTAATGTGTGACATAGGAATTTCAAGTAAAATATAGCAAGACTAGGAGGGTATAATAGAAAACAAAAGAGACAAGTAGTGAAAATATTGTAGGTAGCAGATTAAAAAGGACATAATTTTTGctgcaaaaacaaacaaaatcggtttggttcgtCCTCCTCTCCTCGGATCATCGAATCCCAAAAGGAGACTCGTTTTCCTCCCTCTCTTTCTATCTCTATCTTATAAAACCTTGAATCGAACAAAGTCAAATTAGAAAATTTCTTTGATTAGCAATACAGAGATTTTGGATTGAAAACTGCACTGAGACTTTGGTTTTTGGGGTTCACCCACCATTTATTACCAGGTCTACTTCTTTTGATACTAGATGATAAACCATTTCCCATTGTTTTCAATCCATTCATTGATTCATTTTCGTTTTTCTTAATTCTATGGTGAAACACTGAGATTGACCTTATTTTGTTTGCCCATAACTTGTTTTTGAGTTAAAAAAAATTAAGTATCCCCAAATTTTCATTTCTCTGGAATAATAAATTTATAGACTTTGTTTCAGATGATTGATTATTCAGAATACCCATTTGTATAACTCAGATTGAAACTCATTGAATTTTAATTGGTTTTTCATGGTCGGTTACTAAGAGGCGTTTTTCCGCATGCACACACCGATTCATAAATCGGTTTAATCCTGAAAAGCCATTAATTATCAGTTCTGCCTGCTATAATCGTTTTCTCATgttaaaaattcaatattttgttattaattacaaggaaaaaaaaatctgatggaaagttttttttttgttttggtttcctTGCAGTTTCTTTGTTGATTATAACGAAGAATCATGCAATGATCGATCGTTCTTTTCTGTGTTGttgagatagaagaagaagaagaaaattttctgggattttcatttcatttcactTGTATCTAATTTACTGGGTTCTAAATTATTCAATGGAGGATAGTATGGGCGGAATTAATTACTGGAGGAAATATTTCCAGAGCGCTAATACTGATATATTTGATGTAATTGAAAATGcgattgttgttgctgcttctgATTGCCCTAAAGAGTTTAGAAATCGAACAGATCGAATTGCTGAGAAGCTATTTACATGTCGACTGAGTCGATGTTTGGGTTGTGATCATGTTGAATTGAAAGTACCAATTAACCAAGGAGATGATGATGGAATGAAGAGTAAGAATTCTAATGAAAGTGGTGTTGATtttgagagagagaaagagagtaaGGTGCATAGTAGTACTGATGATCATCTAGGTGGAATGAATTTGAACCCAGGGAGTAATTATAGTTATGATGAAGCCGAAGCTTTGACTGAAGAGATTGAAAATGAGACTCAAACTGTTGGTGAAGTATTGAGAATTAAAGGAATTCTTGCTAATTCTGAAAATGAGGTATTGCTTACTTATTTCCTATACTTACTATTACAATTGTTTGTTTATATCTTATATGATTCGATTTAGTTAGGATTCATTTGATTAGTAAACGTATGGGAAGTGAAGAATTATTTCCTGTATTGCTTCATATATCTAGTTTAAGGCCAACTAGAATTGGGGAGTTAAAGGAGCTAAGGCTGTTGAGAGATGTCTTTGTTTCGGTTTGATAATTGATATACTAATTCTGATCATGGAATATCGTTTTCCGTTATCAGACTAACTTGCGATTTATTGGTTCTAATTTAAGATGCTTTCGTTGCTGTTTTGTTTGCAGTCAGATGGAGTGTTGTTTGAATCACTAAGGAGGCTTCAATTGATGCAACTCTCCGTAGATACATTGAAGGTTTGTAATGTTTTTGGTTTATGTTTGAAATCTTGTTTGATAAATTTCTTTCTAAATGTGCATTGAAACATACGAAACTCCGATATATGCGTATGCATATGTTTCTTTTAATGCGTTGCGAATCCCCTAACAAAGATACTCCTGCTAGTGCATTACTTTCGTTTTGTGTTTGGAAAGTGGGTGGGTTTCTTACGTATTTTAGTTATTATATTCCGCAGGCAACAGAAATTGGAAAGGCTGTTAATGGTCTCCGGAAGCACAAATCGAAGCAACTCCGACATCTTGCCCGGACTCTCATCGAGTATGAACCCTGAAATATGCTCTGAATTCATAATTAATAATGAAAGAATCAGAATTTGTCTTTCCAGCAATATTTAAGTTTGCATTTTGTCGCGTAGATGCTACTGAACGTCACTACCCCTTGAAGTTTGTCGATTTCCAGTTAAATGTGTATCCATTGGTTGATAACATAGACAGATTCTCAATTTACACGATGGGGTTGTTATAATAAAGCACCTACTTTAACCTCATAATGGAACTTATGCACATAGTTAATTCATTGATCTAATTTAAAGTTTAGACCTTGTTTAGTGCATTTTTTTTGCAAGTAGCCATGAACGGGGGAACATTATTAGGCAGAGTTTAATCTATATTGTAGTTGATTACGGGTGGTGATACATTAGCCTCAAAATATTCAAGCTTTATTTCTAACTCTTCTTTATTAACGACAGAGGGTGGAAGATTTTGGTAGATGAATGGGTTTGTACTGCAGCTGCATTTAAAGGTAGCGAGAGGTTTCTTCTCTTGTTCTTTTTTCTATCAGTGGGGTACTCTCCTTTGACTTATGTCTAATACCGTTTATATAAATGTTATAAATGTTTTACAGGCATGGAAAGCTCACCAGATTCTGTGAAACCATCCGACACTGGCGAAGAAGGAGGCCTTGCATCACCTCCTTTAGATTTTGCAGCTTTGGCGGATTATGGAACTCTTTTAGCACCTGATTCTTCAATTCAGCTCTCTGATAAGGtatggaagaatttttttttatcttcatatACTTTATGGTACTTTTACTATTTAAGCTTACTGACATGTACACGTGTCTTCTTCAATTTGATTGCTGTGAAGTTCTTTGATGAAGTGGATGAATGTGGAAGTAAGTATATCTGTGGACTTAAATCGCACTTTTCTTTGTTAACGTTTCTTATTATATCTCACCATCTTATGAATAATTGTTCATTTTGTCCTGGTTCAGATCCTCGAAATAGTGGTGAATTTAACAACAATCATGACCGTCGAAGGGGGCCTGTGTCTCGTGTTGTTCCTACGAGGAAGCCACAACTCCCTGATCATAAATCTAATTTGACTGCAAGTGAGAACAGATTCCCGCCACTGAGGAAGGAAGAAACCATGTCTGAACTTTCTAAGACTCCAAATGTCAGTTCAGGGCGACCAAGAATTCCAAAACCATCACCAGAGCAGAAAGCAAACACTGTAATGAAGCTCCGGCAGAATGTGGACACTGTTGGCAACCAAAGACGGCCTTCTCCATTTTCTGGTCAACAGGGTGTAAGTGTGATCTCTAAGAATCTTTAAATGGTTTTGATATTTATCCCCAAGTATCGAGAATCTGATTGTTATTTTGTGCTTAATCATAGAAACCCGAGTGTCCGGATGATCCGTTATTGGAAGCTGCTAAAAGGAGGCTACATGAAAATTACCAACTAGCGGACAATGGTACGCTAGCTTTCTCATTATCTGTCTATGTGTCTCGTTCTAGTATTTCCAACTCAATGAGACGATTCTGTATTCTCCATATGCAGTAAAGAGGCAACGGACAATACAAGTCATGGAGTTGCACGATATTCCTAAACAAGGTCTTGGTCACAAAAACCCACACGGAAGACATGGAGGAAACAACAGGAAGTGGTCGAATGGACGGCGTTAATTTCCCAGCAAGGAATTAAgctaataatttttgtttttcttccattcttggaaataaaaaaaacctttaatggaagaactacaataatgagtctTGCTTAATGGGAACCTTACTCGGTTGAGTTTTCACTATGATTTTTGCGATTataacttatatgattcaacaAAACTGACGAAGGGTCCATCATTTTGAACAGCATGGTTGGATACAGATTTAGCAGGTTCAAGTTCAACAACATTTTACATGTAGGTATAGGTGAAAACATAAAATACAGTTAGGAGAAGGCACTTTCCATCATCATATCATACATAGGTTTATAAATCGGGATGAAAAATTCTTCCTTGGTTTTTAATGAGATCATATCTGTAGAGAGAAACCCTTGAATTATGCACTAAAATCGTGCCATTATTTAGCTGCAAAGAacagtctttttttttcttctgttgttCTTGTTTGGTTCCTCCGTCAGAAGATGATCACAATAGTTACCAAATTTATACATCATACCTTTGTCTTACATATATGTTTGCTTTTCTGAATATAAACTCTCTTTGTGTTTCTTTCCTCTATGACATTGCAGCAAATCCTTGTTTTTTACAGATTCTGCGGATAATCCAGTATGTTATTTTTAGTGTTTGTCATATTTACCAAGTCATTTGAAGTATAATAAATGTTTGAGGACTTTAGGCAACTGTCAGAGAAAAAATTGACATAAAAAGATTTCACTATCAAAGTAGTTTGGTAGGTTGGCTGTCAAAAGTCTAATCATTTTTTGTTAAAGACAAGTTCAACTAATTATTTTCTATTTTCCGGTGACATATCTGAGTTGTATTATTGGCAAAAATGAGTAGAATTGTAAATGACGTTTGCCTTGGCTGGTTGTATTGTATAACTGTGGAGAACTGTAGgccgttaaaaaaaaaacagcaggCGACGCGAAAAAGGGGAAGATAGAAAGAAACGTGTGGGTCCCGCATAATATGTTGAGCAACAGTGTCTAATATCTATGCCCAAGCAAGCCTTTTCCCACCACCATTAAACTATTCTAATATATTCTCTGTGGATGGATTGTGGAATGTGGACTATACCATTTTTACTCGTTTGGCAGCCCACCAAATGTGACCCTTCActtttttcaaaatttaaatgGGAAAAATCATTCTTGATTTATGTGGTGCTGCTCAGAAGCCAGCACTCTCTTTCCTACAGGAACTTGTTTTGTCACTATTTAACTGTTGTTACTACTCGACACGTGTTTCTTCTTACAACAAAATTTCAGTTTGGGAAATTCTTGTTTTTTTCCTCCGACAATTGAAAATTCTAAAGTCGTCCCTTGGACAGTAAGTATGAAATGAGTAACTTAACTTGATCAACTTTCGGGTAAAGTTATAAAATATCACTTATCATTATTTTTGTATGTAAAAAAGAGtgcattttttcttttgaagcataaTGAAAAAGACTACACGGTGCGAGGGGTTAGTAGCTTTAATGGAAAATCAATGTATGGAGAACAGGGAGGAGAGTTTAATTTAATGGATAAACTTGAGAAAAGTTGGGATTTGGCATACGCAAACTAGCCACGTACAACAATAAATGGAGAAGGAAGGGGTAGGTAAGAGAATAGAGAGGATAAGTTGATCAACAAAAAATGATAAAAAGGGAAGATATGTTTGACAAATTCGGAAAAAGGAAGTGGAGGATTAGAAGGCAAGTGGGTTGGTAAAAGTGTGGGAGGGTCGACACTCCACAGGTAAGTTTATCCCATGAAAAATAAAGAGACAGGTAAATTTAGAATGAATTCATTAGGGTATGATATTATAGATGATTAAGTAGCCCGGGAACGGAAATAAAATTCctaattttttcttcttaataaAAAGATTGTTTGATATTCTAAAATTAGAGGAAATTATTCATATAATATGTGGACACATGCACATGAGAAATCTAAGAAGCGCAAATAAGTATGCAAGATCAAACAGTTATCCTATAGTTACGGTCCTTACGGAtatatatgaagaaaaacgagCATGGAAAAAAAATTCAGGAACTGAAAAACCAAAACCTAGTGACATAATTTATGGAAGTAACAATTGGAAATGGAAAAAGCTTGTATCTCTGGCTTGATGACCGAAGAAAAACAGACGCTCGAAAGGAGCTACATCCTGTAATGTACATGAAATCTAACACAAAGTGGTGCATAATTACAAAATTTGTAGATGCTCAAGGTGACTGAGATTTGCAAATGAAACCATTATTAACTCAAGAGGCTAAAAATGGGTACATGCAACTAATGAGAAACATAACTGAGCCAACGGAACTCTCTCAAGAAAGAATGTGAAGTGCAATACTTTGGCAGCAACAAAGAGAAATGTCAACAATAAAAGGTGTTATGAAGCTCAGATAAATCTATTCGATATGCAAACCCCTACCATCTGACTTTCGCAAACTACCAAAGATCGTAAACCCGGCTTGCAAACTCTTGTAGCCTGACTTCAAGATTTGTCAAAGGTTTACAAACATACCCAGTTCCAGACTAGCAGAAATACATAAAGTATTTTATATGCGACGTTGCTACGATTCTCATAGACACTTCTAAGACAAATTGCTTTGTGTATGTGGATCATTGATTAAGTCTTGAGTGCTATTGAACACTACTATGTGCTCGTAAGTTCAAAGGTTACTGAGCCACTATACACAATCATTATGCACGATTCCAGAACCCTTGACCATAATGCGTATTCTTCTGTGTAACTTCAAAgtgaacttctcacatgcttacctAAATTCTTAATAATAGTTTCATATAAACTGAGAAAGTGATTGCTTGGATCTCAAGTTATGTTAGCTTGAGTTCAAAGCTACCTGGAGCCTTGGAAATATATAGATAAAAAGACACTATTGTAACATGATTTTTTAATCCCTAGCACTCTTGCGTCTTAGTTGCTAAGCAGGTTTCCCCTGAGAAACATATTTATGTTAccactttgaagacttcacttagggattcgtgaaacccGGTCATACTATCGTCTACCCGATAGTTCTTGTATCTGTATCTTGTTCTTATCGATTTTCGAGGTTTTTGTAATTTCTAGATCAGGAATGaagtagatagaaatcacaaagttctattcgtctcagactttgtgattccttaaaTAAATATCTaaattcttctttgatttgtttggattgttcttgagaggtggttagtaatccaggctttTCAGCTAACTGAGAGTAAGTGTCCTGGATTTGTGAATCTTGTTGGACTTTGACTACTACAAATATATTTCTAAACctagattgaaaaatcaaaagggaaatcaaatatgcTTGTCTATTAGAGGCATGTTGGTATGAAAAGTATTCACCgaggttgaaacaactcttaggatgtaaaaaaAGAAACCAGCCAAGACACTAAGGTTGAATTACAAATAAGACATGTGTAACGGTAGTGCACCAAGTGGTATTGCCATAGAGCCATGGCTAAGTGGTTCTGGAAATGTCAAGCATAAATAGAGTAATTATCACAAgaccgaatcaattcatgaactgtcAAAACAGTTTGTGAACTCAAAGTCATCTCGTAACTCATGAACCTTTTGATTTGAGCAAGTTCACGAACTGTCAGAATATCTTGTGTACTTATCAGCTAGTTCACAATCTGTCAAAATAGTTTGTGTACCTTTGAATTAAATAGTATCCAGTATTATCTCAAAATCGACTAGTTCGCGAACTGACAAGTTCTGTTGGTGCACCCGAGTTAATTGAGATACAAAATATCAAGTCTTTATATTGAAAGTTCAAGTTCGTGAACTggtaaaatagtttgtgaactttAAGAACTAACTTGACTTACTCCTCAGCTTGCATTCTTCTTTGCAAATATTCATCATTATACTAAAGTCACACGCCTTGTCTTAGTGGATAGAATGGtagataatatgagtaaataggataattagtcttcacatatctttggTGATGAAGTCCTTGTTAACTCCATCTTTAATATTCAAAGTCCAAAACGGACTATAGTAGACTATAATAATGAGGATATAGTTTTGACCAACTAAAACTGATACCAAGCTTGACATATAAAAACTTGTGAGTtagaccgagcgatgctctaacattgataattatattaatatgGATTAGGAGTGGTTGAGGTACTATTGGTGAGTGGTATTGGAGTCGGCGACAACAATGGTGGTGAAAAAGTAATGGTATTGGATGATTTTGGTGGTAGTGGTTGTTGGTTAGTGCTTTAGCTGGAAATGTTTATTTTGTCGTCGTTATGATATATGTAACACTATATTATGAAAGTTGTGGTTGACTTTAAGAAGTTGGATTAGAATACATTTaagaacaaaaaaattacaaagcAGAAAGAATAATTATCACTTTACATAGTAACAACAAATGAATAAAACAAGTCAAAATTGACACACACAAAACAAAAAACTTATACGAAGGTTGTGTCAGTAAGACTCGGGTCAAGCTCTAATTTCCTCACAAAACATCCTTGATAATTTGCAAAAACGGTGGGCGATTATATATTGTTTCACTCCCCCATTGCATTCTTCATGTTTTTCCTAATTCTAAGTATGAATATTGACTCCCGAACGAAGTTATGGTTTTTTTGAGTATTCATCGTGAACTAAGTATGTATAATGATATGCATCGGGTATCATACCAATTGGCGCCAGTTGTTTGCAAGCATACATAATTAAAATTTCTAGATTTTTTCTCTTGGTACTTAGACCTACACCATGAGCATTATTCTTAGATCAGTAATGTTTTCATGATATTAAATTGTCTATGTGTAGGAAATGATTGATTGATTGGGC encodes the following:
- the LOC113310923 gene encoding probable mediator of RNA polymerase II transcription subunit 26b; this translates as MEDSMGGINYWRKYFQSANTDIFDVIENAIVVAASDCPKEFRNRTDRIAEKLFTCRLSRCLGCDHVELKVPINQGDDDGMKSKNSNESGVDFEREKESKVHSSTDDHLGGMNLNPGSNYSYDEAEALTEEIENETQTVGEVLRIKGILANSENESDGVLFESLRRLQLMQLSVDTLKATEIGKAVNGLRKHKSKQLRHLARTLIEGWKILVDEWVCTAAAFKGMESSPDSVKPSDTGEEGGLASPPLDFAALADYGTLLAPDSSIQLSDKFFDEVDECGNPRNSGEFNNNHDRRRGPVSRVVPTRKPQLPDHKSNLTASENRFPPLRKEETMSELSKTPNVSSGRPRIPKPSPEQKANTVMKLRQNVDTVGNQRRPSPFSGQQGKPECPDDPLLEAAKRRLHENYQLADNVKRQRTIQVMELHDIPKQGLGHKNPHGRHGGNNRKWSNGRR